The following coding sequences are from one Lysinibacillus sp. FSL W8-0992 window:
- the perR gene encoding peroxide-responsive transcriptional repressor PerR encodes MSIPHLQDALDTLKTTGVRITPQRHAILEYLIQSMTHPTADEIYKALEGKFPNMSVATVYNNLRVFREVGLVKELTYGDASSRFDFVTNDHYHMICECCGKIVDFHYPGLDEIEHFASQVTDFDVHTHRLEIYGTCPACKDVAAKVQ; translated from the coding sequence ATGTCTATACCGCATTTACAGGATGCACTTGACACGTTAAAAACAACTGGTGTACGCATTACTCCTCAGCGTCATGCTATTTTAGAATATTTAATTCAATCGATGACACATCCGACTGCGGATGAAATTTATAAAGCGCTTGAAGGAAAATTTCCGAATATGAGTGTGGCAACTGTCTACAATAATTTACGTGTATTCCGTGAAGTAGGATTAGTGAAAGAGCTTACTTATGGGGATGCCTCTAGCCGTTTTGATTTTGTTACAAATGATCATTATCATATGATTTGTGAATGTTGCGGTAAAATTGTCGATTTCCATTACCCAGGTTTAGATGAAATCGAACACTTCGCTTCACAAGTAACAGACTTTGATGTGCACACACACCGTCTAGAAATCTACGGCACGTGTCCAGCATGTAAAGATGTTGCAGCGAAAGTACAATAA
- a CDS encoding YgzB family protein, producing the protein MKPYKSKINKIRSFALALIFIGFVVMYGGIFFKNHPILVLIFMTLGLLCIIGSTVVYAWIGLLSTRAVQVECPNCHKHTKVLGRVDMCMYCNEPLTLDPTLEGKEFDQSYNNKAKNS; encoded by the coding sequence ATGAAACCTTACAAAAGTAAAATTAATAAAATCCGTTCATTTGCATTAGCACTTATTTTTATCGGCTTTGTTGTTATGTATGGGGGAATATTCTTCAAAAACCATCCTATCCTTGTCTTAATCTTCATGACGCTTGGTTTACTGTGTATTATCGGTAGTACAGTTGTCTATGCTTGGATTGGCCTTCTCTCAACAAGAGCAGTTCAAGTAGAGTGCCCGAATTGCCATAAGCATACGAAGGTTTTAGGTCGTGTCGATATGTGCATGTACTGTAACGAACCATTAACACTAGATCCAACACTTGAAGGAAAAGAGTTCGATCAATCTTATAATAACAAAGCAAAAAATTCCTAG
- a CDS encoding nucleotidyltransferase-like protein — MEQVLRPIYQERASQSNTLGVILMEKREEQSNVTDTFDTILLIIVKEADQPVFSKHYLYEGNKVALHTVTEKLLRKWLLIGSNKKVVDWIFFGRVLFDRNEFLHKLKIELQEFPFSGRKIKTGIQFSKLIRRYLEGKEYFDKGSYLDAYNHVVDSLHHLGRLSIIDSGLYPEVTVWAQVKKIEPAIYKLYEELVMSSEPIEKRLELLFLASEFLIHSRTQDGAQHILEVMQTKETWTIQELHDHHELVNYSVDLEVFVEYLVDKGYILIEPVVAKSEMIFHRHYKVDKESIEFE, encoded by the coding sequence ATGGAGCAAGTTTTGCGCCCTATATACCAAGAACGTGCGAGTCAGTCTAATACATTAGGTGTCATTTTAATGGAGAAGCGTGAAGAACAAAGTAACGTTACTGACACATTCGATACGATATTACTAATTATTGTGAAGGAAGCGGATCAACCTGTTTTCTCAAAGCATTATTTATATGAGGGGAATAAGGTAGCCTTACATACTGTTACAGAGAAATTGTTACGCAAGTGGTTACTAATCGGCTCTAACAAAAAAGTAGTTGATTGGATTTTCTTTGGCAGAGTGTTGTTTGATCGTAATGAATTCCTTCATAAATTAAAAATTGAACTACAAGAGTTCCCGTTTAGCGGTCGGAAAATTAAAACGGGTATTCAATTTTCAAAATTAATTCGACGTTATTTAGAAGGGAAAGAATATTTTGATAAGGGAAGCTACCTGGATGCCTATAATCATGTTGTTGATTCATTGCATCATTTAGGGCGATTGTCCATTATAGATAGTGGGCTTTATCCAGAAGTTACGGTATGGGCGCAAGTGAAAAAGATAGAGCCTGCTATCTATAAGTTATATGAAGAACTTGTTATGAGCAGTGAGCCAATTGAAAAGCGATTAGAGCTTCTATTTTTAGCAAGTGAGTTTTTAATTCATTCACGAACACAGGATGGAGCTCAACATATATTAGAAGTAATGCAAACAAAAGAGACATGGACTATTCAAGAATTACATGATCATCATGAGCTTGTTAACTATTCTGTAGACTTAGAAGTATTTGTAGAGTATTTAGTGGATAAAGGCTACATACTTATTGAACCTGTCGTTGCAAAAAGTGAAATGATATTCCACCGGCATTATAAGGTGGATAAAGAGTCTATAGAATTTGAATAA